DNA from Bradyrhizobium diazoefficiens USDA 110:
AGCGGCGTCTATGCGCTGCACCTGGAAAAGGACGGCGCGCGCGACAACATCGTCTTCTATGTCCGCGCCCGCATACCGGGATCGCAGGCCAAGGTGGCATTCCTCGCCCCGACCTTCAGTTACACGGTCTATAGCCAGTATCAGAAGAAGGGCAGGCAGGCCCTGATCACGGAGCGGTCGCTCGCCTGGGGCGCGCTGGCGCAGGCGCCGGACGGCCATCCCGAATACGGCGTGTCGCCCTACAACTTCCATTCGGACGGCAGCGGCGTGGTGATGTCGACCATGCGCCGGCCGCTGATCGACAAGCGCGTGAACCAGATCCACCTCGTCGATCCCAGCGACTACGGTTCCGGCCTGTACTGGATCTCCGCCGACAGCGCCATCACCGATCTTCTGACCCGCAAGGGCATCGATTTCGAGGTCATCACCGATCACGACGTCCATGCCGAAGGCGTCGATCTGCTGTCGAAATATTCCGTGGTTCTGACCGGCCAGCATCCGGAGTACCACACGCACGAGACGCTCGATGCGCTCGGTGCCTATATCGGCAATGGCGGCCGCTTCATGTATCTCGGCGGCAACGGCTTCTACTGGAAAGTGGTGCCGCACGCGACGGGCACATGGGCTTTCGAATTGCGACGCGCCGAGGGCGGCATCCGGCTCTGGGAAACGCTCCCCGGCGAGAGCTATCATGCTTTCGACGGGTCCTATGGCGGCCTCTGGCGACGGCTCGGCCGCCCGCCGCAGGCGCTGGTCGGCGTCGGCTTCAGTACGCAAGGGGAGTACATGGGCTTCCCCTACACCTTCCTCGACGGCATTCTCGATCCCCGCGTCGCATTCATGCGCGAGGGCATCGAGGATCTGGCAAGGCCGGGCGCCAAGCTCGGCGAGCGCGGCTTCATGGGCGGTGGCGCCGCAGGCCACGAGCTCGACCGCGCCGACACGCGCCTCGGCACGCCGCATCATGCGATCATCATCGGCCGGGCCGTGCTTACCGATCCGACCTATCAGCCGGTCAATGAAGAGCGCTACGACCACACCTGGCCGGCGCCGCGCGAGGAGATCATCCGTTCCGACCTGACCTTCTTCGAGACGCCGAATGGCGGCGCGGTCTTTTCCGTCGGCTCGATGAATTTCATCGGCGCGTTGCCGGTGGACGGCTACAACAACGTGGCGGCCCTGCTGGTGACCAATATCGTCCGCCGCTTTGCCGATTCCACGCCGTTCCAGGCGCCGAAAGCGTCGACTGCGTAGCAATGACGCGATGCGCGATGATGTTGCGCTTGCGTCAGCGCAAGATTAGTCTTGGGAACTCTGAAAAAACGACAACAAGACCAAGACCCAAGGTGACTGATGGCCCGTATCAACTACAGCGACCCGTCCAAGGCGTCCGATCGCACCCGCGAAATCCTCGACAAGAACCGCCACGCCAACATCTTCCGGATGATGTCGCATTCGCCGAGCTATTTTGAGCAGTATTGCCGGCTCGGCGGGGCCATCCGCCACAAGGGCGAGCTCGATCCGGTCGTGCGCGAGCTCGCCATCACGCGCACCGGCATCCTGTGCGAGGCGCCGTACGAGATCGTCGCCCACAAGCGCATCGGCAAGAATGTCGGCGTGACCGACGAGCAGAACGAGGCGCTGGAGAACTGGCAGGCCGCGAGCTGCTTCAATGAGGTGCAACGCGCCGCGCTCGCCTTCACCGACGAGATCGTCAAGCTGAACAAGCCGACGGACGCGACCTTCAAGGCGATCGCATCGAAGCTGACGCCGGCCGCGCTGGTCGAGCTGCAGCTCTCGGTCGGCTTCTACATCATGACGTCGAAATTCCTGGAGACGTTCGAGATCGATCTTCAGCCGGTCACGGAAGTGGTGGGCTGATCCGAAAGCCGGGGCGAGGGATGCCGATGACGATCGATGAATATGCGGCCTGGGCCGCAAGCGTTGCGAAAGTCGATGAGCATCCGTCGAACGAGCGGCTGTCCTATCTCGGGCTCGGCCTCGCCGGTGAATCGGGTGAGGTCGCCGACCACATCAAGAAGCTGCTGCGCGATGACTGGCTCGACAAGGCGGGTCTCGTCGAAGAGCTCGGCGATGTCATCTATTACTGGGCCTGCCTGTGCGCCGCGACCGGCCAGCAGCCATCCGAATTGCTCAAGGCCAGCGCCGCCAAGATCAGGCGGCGGATCAGCGAGGCGGCAAGCCGATAAGACATACCGGCGTCGCTCAGGTCGACGTCAAAATATCCACCTTGGCGTTGGCGACAATCAGGCGGTCGGCGAGCAGCTGCGCGAGGTTGCGCATGATGCGCTCGGAGGCCCGCGGATGCTGCTCGCGGAAGCGCTCAAAGTCCTTCAGCGGGGCTTCGAAGGCCGTCGCCGCCATGTCGGCGAACACGTCGGCCGAGCGGGTTTGCTCGAGCAGCGCCATCTCGCCGAACGCCATGCCGGCGGTCAGGGTTGCGAGCCGCACGCCGTCGGGCAGCGTGACATGCACCGCGCCGCTGCGCAGGAAGAACAGGGCATCGGCGGGATCGCCTGTCGTGAGGATCTTTGCGCCGGACTGATAGGTCCTGATGGTGCAGATCGCGCCGAGCTCCGCCAGCTCGTCCGCGCTGAGACCTTCCAGCAGCGGCTGCTCGGCAAGCTCGGTGGTCTCGTGGAAATCGATCGAGCCGCCGTAGCGGTAGACGATCTGGTCTTCGGCCCATTCGATCGCGGTGTCGAGCAGGTAGAAGTCGCGGACGTTCTTCAGCTCCGCGGTCCACTCCCGCAGGGTATTCCACTCCTTCGAGGCGCGCCTGACGCCCGATAGCACCACCGTGACGTTCAGCGCGGCGAGCTCCTCGAAAGCTTCGGCCACGAGCCGCGCGCCGGCGCGGGTGGTGGAGGTGACGCGGTGGAGGTCGAAGATCACGAATTGCGGCCGTGGCCGGCCCGCGAGCCGCCGCGACACGTAGTCGACCGCCGACAGCGACAGCGTGCCGACCAGCTCGATGATCCGCACCTCCTGCTCGTGCGCGGCCAGGATCTCGCGCTCCTGCGCGCGTCGCACGCGCCGCGACGGGCTCTTGCCGATGTCGTAGTCGGCGATGACGGCGTTGCGCGCGTCGTCGCTGCGGTTGAGCATGTGCAGGTCGTAATGCGAGGACAGCGCCTCGCAGACCTTGATGCCGCGTACGCTGTTGCCGTGCTTGTCGAGCTTTGGCGAATAGCTGCCGAGCCCGAGCCGGGCAGGGAGCGCCGCCAGAATGCCGCCGCCGACGCCGCTCTTGGCGGGAATGCCGATGCGGTAGATCCATTCGCCGGCATAGTCGTACATGCCGGAAGACGTCATCACCGACAGCGTGCGCGAGATCGCGTAAGCGCTCATCACCTGCTCGCCGGTCACCGGATTGATGCCGCGATTGGCGAGCGTTGCCGCCATCACCGCGATGTCGCGCGCCGTGACCAGCACCGCGCATTGCCGGAAATAGACGTCGAGCACGGCGGCGACGTTGTCCGAGATCACCGCATTGGTCTTCAGGAGATAGCCGATGGCGCGGTTGCGGTCGCCGGTCTGGCTCTCCGAGCTGTAGACGGCCTCGTCCACGGCGAGATCGCGCCCGGCGAAGCGGCTGAGCGCAAGGCGGATCTGCTCGAAGGCCTCCGCGCCCTTGCTGTCGTAGATCAGTCCGGTGCACGCGATCGCGCCGGCATTGACCATCGGGTTGAACGGGTGGTTGTCGGAATTGAGCCGGATCGAGTTGAAGGGATCGCCCGACGGCTCGACGCCGATCGCGCTCTCGACGCGGCCGGCGCCCAAAAGATCCAGCGCCAGCGCGAACACGAACGGCTTTGACATCGACTGGATGGTGAAGGGCACCCTGGAGTCGCCGACCTCGTAGACATGGCCGTCCAGCGTGGCGAGGCTGATGCCAAAATAGGCAGGGTCGGCGTTGCCCAGCTCCGGAATGTAATCGGCCACCGCGCCGGAGGTTTCGGCGGAGAATTCGTTGAGGCAGGTGTCGAGAAACCGCAGCAAGGGCGGCTTCGAGCGGGTCCAGGCGGAGGCGGGCGGCGGTGTCATCGCCTCCTTGTGCAACGCAATCAGGGCACGCGCAACCCGTCCGGTATCGGCCCTTGCCGTCGGATCAACAGCAGGGCGATCAAAATCGTTGGCGCGAGGATCGCAAGGCCCAGCATGGTGACCTGCATCTGCGACAGCGGCATGATTCCGCCGCCGGGGGTCGCCACCACGAATCCGCCGATCACCAGCAGCACGCGGATCGGCCATTCCAGCGCGCCTGCGCCGCGGAGGTCGCCGACGAAGGGTTGGTAGCCCTGGATGCCGCCGCAGATGAACAGCGTGCCGAACGCGGCCAGTGCCATCAGGCCGAGGCCGGCGAGATAGGGGCTCGACCCCTGCAGCACCAGCGCCGGATTGAGCACGAAGAAGAACGGGATGAAGTAGATGATGCTGCCGACCCACATCGATTCCCAGCCCGTCTTCATCGCGGGCGAGCCGGCGATGCCCGCGGCGGCGAAAGAGGCGATCGCAACCGGCGGCGTGATCGACGACAGCATGCCCCAGTAGAAGATGAACATGTGCACCGCCATCCTGTTCAGCCCGAGCTTCTCCAGCGCTGGCGCGACCAGGATGGCGAGGAAGATGTAGCAAGCCGTCGTCGTCAGCCCGAGGCCGAGAATGAGGCTGGTGAGGGCGCACATGCCGAGCAGCAGGAAGGGATTGTCGCCGGCAATATGCAGCAGGTCGTTGGCGAGGCTCGACACCACGCCGGTCATCGAGAATGCGCCGATCAGGAGGCCGCAGCCGGCGAGGATGCCGACCAGCTCGACGAAGGTACGGCCGTTGACCTCGAGGAATTTGCCGATCGTTGCGAGCGTCCAGCGCGTGTCCTTGGAGAACAGCTGGTTGAGCACGAGCAGCAGCGCGGTGGCGTAGAACGGCGCGTGGCTCTCGCGCTTGAAGTAGAGCAGCATCACGATCAGGAGCGCGATGACGAAGACGTAGTACCAGCCGTCCTTGATCGTATCCATGATCCGCGGCAGCTCGGCGCGCGGAATGCCCTTCAGCCCGTGGCGCGCCGCGTAGGCGTCGACCTGCATGAACAGGCCGACATAATAGAGCGCCGCCGGAATGATCGCGGCGACCGCGACGTCGGCGTAGCTGACATTGAGGAACTGCGCGATCACGAAGGCGGTCGCGCCCATCACCGGCGGCGCCAGCACCGCGCCCGTGGAGGCGCAGGCCTCGATCGCGCCGGCATAGGAGGCGCGAAAGCCGCTCTTCTTCATCACGGGGATGGTCATGGTGCCGGCGGTGAGCACGTTGGAGATGATCGAGCCCGACATCATGCCGAGCAGGCCGCTGGCAAAGATGCAGACCTTCGCCGCGCCGCCGCGGAACGTGCCGCACAGCGCGAAGGCGAGGTTGATGAAGAATTTGCCGGCCCCCGTCATCATCAGCGCGGTGCCGAACACGAGGAAGCCGATCACGGTGTCGGCAAAGGCCTGGATGGGAATGCCGAGCAGGCTCTCGCCCGACAGCACGTGATAGGCGGTGGCCTGCTCCAGCGTCGATTGCGTGCCGCGGAACGGACCTAACCAGCCGGATTCGGCGAACAGCGGATAGACGGTGAAGGGAAACACGCTGAGCAGCAGGCTCCAGCCGCCGGTGCGGCGCAGCGCCTCCATCAGCATCACCCACATCACGAGGCCTGCGGCGATCACGCTGTTCGGCGCGCCGCCGAATTCCCACCCGGCCTCCGCCGCCTTGCGCACGTTCGACATCAACAGCAGCGCGGCCGCGAAGGTCACGACGAAGAAGACGAGGTCGTACCAGGGAATGCGGTCGAGCGGCGCGCGCTCGGTTCCCGGGAAGATCAGGAAGGTGAAGGGCAGCATCAAGGCGATCAGGAGATAGAAATACTCCGTGTTGAGCTGGGTGTAGCCGATGAAGAAGCGCAGCGAGAACTGCTGGTTGATGCAGAGCAGGATGGTCGCCGCGGTCGCAGCCACGAGCGTCCAGCGCCAGGCGCCGCGCAACGTGCGCACGCGCGTCACCTCGGCTTCCTGCATGTTGCCGGCGGCGCCGTGCGGATCGTCGAACACGACCCGCTTGGCCTCGTCCTTGGGGGCCGTGGAAACTGAAGCAGACGACATGATCGACCCCGATCGTAGGCAGTTAACCGCTGTGGATTAGTCCTCGAACCCGTTCGGCATGTCGGCTTTCGCAAGTGCTGTGGCGCGCGCCTTCATCCAGCCGTCGAGGAACGCCTTGTCGTCGGACGGCGGACTGGACTTGCCGTAATCCGCCCAGGCGGCTGCGAGCACCTCTTGCCGCTTGATCAGCTTGTTGTTGTGCGCGTCCTGCGCATCGCTCCATTGCCCGGCTTCCTTCAGTGCCTTCACCGCGCCAGGATGCACCGGCACCACCCAGTTCTTGGTCTGGCGGTCGGCGGCGAGACCGCCGGCGCCGGGCGCGGAGTCCTTGTAAGCGTCGTAGTTCACGATCATCGCCTTGGTGATCGCGTAGACCTGGTCGGGTGCTTGCGAGGCGTAGGTCACGAAGATCGGGTAGGGATAGTTGCCGAGCTCGATCGGCTTGTCCGGCGAGATGCCGGCGCCGCAGGTCGCGACTTGCGGGAAGAAGAACGAGCCGACCTTCTGCATCCGCGCCCAGCCCTCCTTGTCCTTGGCCGGCAGCGGCGGCCAGATCAGGCCGCGCGGCGAGGTCTCGGCTTCCTTGGCGGGGCCGGTGATGGTGGTGCCGAAGGCCGCGTCAGTGTCGTTGTTGATCAGGCCCTTCCACATCGCGCCGTAGCTTGCGAACTCGACGACCTTGACGTCCTTCTGCGTCAACCCGGCGAAGGCGAGCACCGCGAGCGAGTTCTGGTTCAGCGCGGGCGAGCCCACGACGAATCCGACGCGCTTGCCTTTCAGGTCTTTCAGATCTTTCACGCCGGTATCGGCTGCGACGCCAAGCGAACCGCAATTGCAATCGACGCTCGAGAGCAGGATCTGAAGCGGCTGCGGCCCCCATTCTTTGCTACCGAACTCGAACACGCCTTCTTGCGCGAAATAGGTGCCCGATCCCATCGCCGCCGCCGCGGCACGCTTGGCGCGCAGCGGCGCCAGCCGCGCGACGTCGTTGCCTGCGGGGAGCACGCGCACGTCGGTGCTGTACTTGTCCTTCATCATCTTGCCGACGCCGACCGCGATGTTGAAGCCGGCAGTGCCGGTGTCATAGGCGGTGAACGTCAATGTCGGCGGCAGCTTGATGTCTTCGGCCGACGCATAGCGTGTAGACGCAAAAGAAATGCCCGCAACCAAGGCAGGCGCGAGCACGAGCAGCCCACGAAGCATGTTTTCCTCCCAACATCCTCGCTTGGTTCGCGAAGACCTTCTTGCTTGAAAAGATCATGTCATCCGTATCAGGCGATGGCAACGTCGTACCGCGGAGGTGAAGCGGAGGTCTGACAGATTGTCGCGGGCCACTGACGGCGATAGCGCATCGCTCGGCCATGGTTCGAGACGCGCCGTGAGCGGCGCTCCTCACCATGAGGATGTGTGATTTGCTGCGAAAACCAGCCTCATCCCGATGAGCCTGCCAAAAGCAGGCGTCTCGAAGGATGGCCACAAAAAGATTGCGCAACCACGTCAGGCGATGCGCATGCGCTTCAGCTCGCGACGATCGCGATGGCCTGTCCCTCGGCGACGACGTCGTCGAGTTTGACGAGAAGCGATGTGATCGTGCCGGACGCAGGCGAGGGTACCGGGATCTCCATCTTCATCGCCTCGACCACCACAACGTCGTCACCATCCGCAACGGTTCCTCCAACTTGCACGGGAGTTGCGCAGATGCGTCCAGCGACCTCCGTGACGATCTTAATTTCTGGCATGCCATCGCCTTTTTGTTGTCGTCGCAAAATGCCTGAGGTAGCGTCGTCTGCAAGTGGAATTTAATTCCGCACAGCGGAACAGATGGTAGGGAACATGGGACGACGTTCGGAGCGGTTGAGTAGGCAAGGTGTGCTCGCTGGCGAAGCCGGTGAGGGTGATGTCATCCAGGTGGTGTCGCGCGCGTTCGATGTGTTGCGATGCTTCGAGGGCCACGAGGCGCGGCTCGGCAATCTCGAGATTTCAAATCGCTGCGGCCTGCCGCGCTCGACGGTGTCGCGGCTCACGCACACGCTGACGCGCATGGGCCAGCTCGTCTATCTGCCGCGCGACCAGAAATATCGCATCGGCCCGAGCGCGGTGGCGATGAGCGCCTCGATGATGAAGGGCGCGCAGCTGCGCAGCATGATCCGGCAACGCCTGCAAGAGGTCGCTGAGCAACTGCCGGGGACGGTCGGCTTCGTGGTCCCCGATCGCTTCCATCTCGTCTATCTCCAGTTCGCGCGATCCGCGACTGCGCTCGGCCTGCATGAAGGCACCGGCAGCCGCATCTCGATGGCCTCGACCGCTGCGGGCGCAGCCTACACCGCGGCGCTGGCGCCCGAGGTCGGCGATGCCTTCATTGCGGACATGGAGCGCGAAGCTCCCGAGGCGGCCAAGATCCTGAAGCCTCGCATCGAAGCCAACCGGCAATCGCTGCGCGAGCGCGGCTATGTCACGGCCTGCGGCCTCTGGAGCCCGCACATCAACGGCCTCGCGGTGCCGATCTGGTCGCCGCAGTACCAGACCTTCGTCGTCATCACGATCGGCCTTCTGTCTGCGATGTACGACGAGCAGCGTCTGCATGCGGAAGTCGCGCCGCTGATGCTCGCGCTGGGCCGATCGCTGGGCAGCCTGCTCGAGGGTGCGGAAGGCGACGTCTTCAACAACCGTATCCCGCGCAAACCGGTCGCAATGGCCGTGCACAACAATAACAAGCCGATCAATTCGGAGGGAGTGAATGACCTGGAAGCCGGAACTCGACGAGCTCGCCCGGCGCGAAGCCTTCGCGCGGGAGATGGGCGGCGTTGACAAGGTCAAGCGACAGCATGACCAGGGCCGGCTGACTGTTCGGGAGCGCATCGACAAGCTGATCGACAAAGGCAGCTTTCACGAGATCGGTGCCGTCTCCGGCATCGGTGAGTACGATTCCAGCGGCGAGTTACAGAAGTTGACGCCGGCGAACTGCGTGTTCGGCCGCGCGCGCGTGGACGGCCGCACGGTGGTCGTGGTCGGCGACGATTTCACCGTGCGCGGCGGCTCGGCGGATGCATCGATCTCCGCGAAACCGCTGATGGCGGAGGAGATGGCGCACGACTTCCGTCTGCCCATCGTCCGTATCATCGAAGGCTCCGGCGGCGGCGGCTCGGTCAAGACCATCGAGACCAAGGGCGCGGCGAACCTGCCGGGTGGCATCGGCGGCACGCGCTGGTATCGCTTCACGACGGAAAACCTGTCGCGGGTGCCGGTGGTCGCGCTCGGCCTCGGTTCGGTTGCAGGGCTCGGTGCCGCGCGCCTCGCCGCCAGCCACTATTCCATCATGACCCGGAAGTCCGCGATGTTCGTCGCGGGGCCGCCTGTGGTGAAGGCGCTGGGACAGGACCTCTCGAAGGAGGAACTCGGCGGCGCCGACATCCAGACCCGCGCCGGCGCGATTGACCATGCCGTCGGCACCGAGGAAGAGGCGTTCGCCTGCGCGCGGCGCTTCCTGTCCTATCTGCCGTCGTCGGTCTACGAGCTGCCGCCGACCTTGCCCTGCACCGACAATCCCGAGCGTACCGAGGAAGCGCTGATGAACGCGGTGCCGCGCAACCGCAAGCAGGTCTACAAGATGCGGCCGATCATCGAGTCCGTTGTCGACAAGGGCTCGTTCTTCGAGGTCGCGAAGAATTTCGGCAAACCAATCATCGTCGGCCTCGCGCGGCTCGAGGGCAGGGCGGTGCTGCTGCTTGCCAGCGACAGTTTTCACTATGGCGGCTCCTGGACGGCGGATGCGTGCCAGAAGGTGGTGCGCTGGGTCGATTTCGCCGAAACCTTCCATCTGCCGATCGTCTATCTCATGGACTGCCCCGGCTTCATGATCGGGCTCGATGCCGAGAAGGCGGCGACCATCCGCCACGGCGTCCGCGTCATGGCCGCGGTCAACCAGACCACCGTGCCCTGGTGCACCGTGATCCTGCGTAACGCGTTCGGCGTCGCCGGCGTGGTGCATCAGCCGGCCGACCGCTTCTCGATCCGCTACGCCTGGCCGTCGGCCTATTGGGGCTCGCTTCCGCTCGAAGGCGGCATTGAAGCGGCCTACCGCGCCGACATCGATGCGGCCGAGGACAAGGCGGCGAAGCTGAGGGAGATCGAGGAGCGGCTGAACAAGCTGCGCTCGCCGTTCCGCTCGGCCGAGAAGTTCTGGGTCGAGGAGATCATCGATCCCAGGAAGACGAGATCGTTGCTCTGCGAGTTCGCAAGGCTGGCCGAGCCGCTGCGAAAAGCCGGACCGCCGGAGAACATGACGATCAGGCCGTAGGCGGCCCGGCGCGTCACAGAGGCGCGAAAGTCCCGAATCGGACCGACAGGCCCCCCCTTGCCAAGAGCGGGACGGGTTTTCCGCCGCTTGCGATCTGCCTGGAGACGGCGCGCGGCCGTGCCTGATAGCGCCGGTCGTGAGGCCGCAACGGGCGTAGGGGGCACCTGTTACCGCTTACCCGCGGGTGTCTGCGATCGCGTTTAACCGACGTTAATGATGCCTTCTCAATATGATACATCCAACCTGTTGCAGCCCATGTTGTGGATTGCTCGTAAGTCTTGATTAAGGGAGCCCTCCGCATATTCCGCCCATGACGGCGAGCGCCGGGATCGAAACCCGGCAGTCTTTTCCGTCGATTTCAGGGGAAGGGCCGCTGCCGTAGCGACGGCAGCCAGGATGAAACTCATGCTCCGCAGCGCAATGCTTCGTTTCGCGAGAGACAGGAAGGCCAACGTCGCCATCATCTTCGCGCTGATGATGGTCCCCACGATCTTTCTACTGGGCATGGCGCTCGACTATACGCTGGCCCTGCGCAAGCGGGAGCAATTGAACGCAGCTGCCGACGCGGCCGCGATCGCGGCCGTGAGGCCGGCGATGCTGACGCAGAGCGACACCACCGTCGTCAAGGCGACCGCGGAAGCCGTCTTCGCAGCGAAGGCGAATCTTCCCGGACTGTCCGCGGTTCCGACACCGACGGTCACTATCGTCGATTCCGGTCTCGCGCGAACCATCACGGTGTCCTACACCGCGCAGTCCACGAACAATTTCCCCGGCGTTCTCGGCAAGCAGACCTGGCAGGTCGCCGGTTCCGCGACGGCGAGGGCGTCGAGCGCGCCCAACATGAATTTCTATCTGCTGATGGATGACTCGCCGTCCATGGGGATCGGCGCGACCACGACCGACATCAGCAATCTCATCAAATACACCGCCCCCGCGTACCAGTCGGCAGGGGGCTCGCAGAACTGCGGCTTCGCCTGTCATGAAACCAATATCGCTCACGACGGCGGGACCAAGGATAACCTCGCGATCGCGCGACAAAGAAATATCACCTTGCGGATCGATCTCGTGACGAGTGCCGTCAACCAGTTGCTGAATAGCTGGTCGAACTGCCCGCAGTCGGGCGTTTCGGGCGGCGTCATGCAGTGCATGTCGGCGTTGAACAACACCACCTACAAAGCGGCGCTCTATACGTTCGATTTGGGTTTGAACGCACTGGCCACACTGACCACCCCGACCAGCGCCGGAACCCAGGTTTCCAACATCGCGCTGATGCCGGTCGCCTACCAGAACTGCGTCGTTGTGACGACCAACTGCAAGACCGACAATGGCACAGATATCGCCGGCGCGCTTAAAAGCCTCAACGACGTCATGCCCACTCCCGGGCTTGGGAGCAACGCGTCGGGAGATACGCCGCAGGAAGTGGTGTTCCTTGTCACCGACGGCGTGGAGGACAAGATCGTCTCGGGCGCTTCGACTTGCCCCAACGCGAGCCTCGCCTCCAACAATCGATGCCAGCAGCCGCTCGACACGACGATCTGCACGACCATCAAGAACCGGGGCATTAAGATCGCTGTCCTCTACACGGAATACTTGCAACTTAAGACCCCCAATATCCCGGTCACGAACAGCTGGTACATGAGCTGGGTGGACCCGTACAACGAGCCTACTTCCTTGACCGGGACCATCGCGCAAAAACTGCAATCATGCGCCTCGCCTGGCTTCTATGCCTCCGTCCAAACCGGTGGCGACATTTCCGACGCGCTGACGAACCTCTTCATCAAGGTGGCGTCAAGCACTGCCAGCCTCGTGCAGTAGAGCAAGCGCCATGACTGGTCCAAAGGCTACAACGAGAACGAGGCGCGGCGGTCGCTGCGCAGCTTTCGCCCGGGACAGCAGGGGTGCCACGGCCGTCGAATTCGCGCTCGTCGCCGCGCCGTTCCTCGCCCTCATCATTGCGCTCATTCAGACGTTCATCGTTTTCTTTGCGCAGGAATTGCTCGAATCCGTGGTGCGTCAATCGGCGCGCCTGGTCATGACGGGACAGGTTCAGTCCGCGCAGATGACGCAGTCCGCATTCAAGCAGAAGGTCTGCGACCAGATCGTGATCTTGTTCAACTGCAGCGGCATCATGGTGGACATGCAGGTCGCCACGTCGTGGACTTCCGCGAACACGGCCATGCCCTCCCTGACCTTCGACGCTACGGGTGCGGTCACCAACACCTGGCAGTTCAATCCCGGCGACTCCGGCGATATCGTCGTCCTCCGGGTGATGTATGTCTGGCCTGTCATGCTCGGGCCACTCGGTTTCAATCTGTCGAATCTTTCCAACGGCAACCGGCTGATCATGGCGTCCGCCGCGTTCCAGAATGAGCCAGGGAGCTGACTGATGATCGCCGGCCTGTCGTTTCGCGCACGGGACCTGTGGACCGACGCTCGCGGCGTTGCGGCGACGGAGTTCGCCATCGTGAGTCCGTTCATGCTGCTGCTCTATATCGGCGGCGTCGAGCTCGGGAACGGGTTGGCCATGAACGTCAAGGTCTCCGCGACCGCGCACAGTGTCGCGGACATGGTTTCGCAGAACACCCAGGTCACAGCGTCCCAGATGACCGGCATCCTTGCCGCTTCGACCGCCATCATGGCGCCTTATGCCGTCAAGAGCGGCAGTACCTCCCTGATGACGATCACGGTCTCCGGAGTCTCGACCGACAGCAAGGGCAATGCGACGGTGCAATGGAGCACGTCGACCAAATCGGGGGCAGCGCGAACCGTGGGTCAGCAGATGACCTTGTCCCAGTTCACCGCCACCGATCCGAAGAATCCCAACAACGCCAACATCTCGCTCATCCTGAGCGAGGTGTCCTATGACTACACGCCCAACCTCGGCTATACGATCGCCGGCACCGTGCAGCTGACCGACAGCTATTACCTGTTCCCGCGCTGCTCGACCAACAGCCCGGCCAACTCGAGCTTCCCATACTACGACGTGAAGTATCCGGCGACGACGACGTGCACATGCGTCCAGCATCTGCAGCAGAAGACCTGCTAGCGTCGCGACGCGGCGCCGGTTAACCGGGATGCAGGCGGGCAATGCTGGCGTGATGCCGCTGTCCGACGTGTCAAACGGTCCGATAGGTGCACGTGGCATCTGGCGCGAGGCCACCGCTTGGTGCTGGCAAGGCAAGAGTTCG
Protein-coding regions in this window:
- a CDS encoding TadE/TadG family type IV pilus assembly protein, giving the protein MLRSAMLRFARDRKANVAIIFALMMVPTIFLLGMALDYTLALRKREQLNAAADAAAIAAVRPAMLTQSDTTVVKATAEAVFAAKANLPGLSAVPTPTVTIVDSGLARTITVSYTAQSTNNFPGVLGKQTWQVAGSATARASSAPNMNFYLLMDDSPSMGIGATTTDISNLIKYTAPAYQSAGGSQNCGFACHETNIAHDGGTKDNLAIARQRNITLRIDLVTSAVNQLLNSWSNCPQSGVSGGVMQCMSALNNTTYKAALYTFDLGLNALATLTTPTSAGTQVSNIALMPVAYQNCVVVTTNCKTDNGTDIAGALKSLNDVMPTPGLGSNASGDTPQEVVFLVTDGVEDKIVSGASTCPNASLASNNRCQQPLDTTICTTIKNRGIKIAVLYTEYLQLKTPNIPVTNSWYMSWVDPYNEPTSLTGTIAQKLQSCASPGFYASVQTGGDISDALTNLFIKVASSTASLVQ
- a CDS encoding TadE/TadG family type IV pilus assembly protein; its protein translation is MIAGLSFRARDLWTDARGVAATEFAIVSPFMLLLYIGGVELGNGLAMNVKVSATAHSVADMVSQNTQVTASQMTGILAASTAIMAPYAVKSGSTSLMTITVSGVSTDSKGNATVQWSTSTKSGAARTVGQQMTLSQFTATDPKNPNNANISLILSEVSYDYTPNLGYTIAGTVQLTDSYYLFPRCSTNSPANSSFPYYDVKYPATTTCTCVQHLQQKTC
- a CDS encoding TadE/TadG family type IV pilus assembly protein, with the protein product MTGPKATTRTRRGGRCAAFARDSRGATAVEFALVAAPFLALIIALIQTFIVFFAQELLESVVRQSARLVMTGQVQSAQMTQSAFKQKVCDQIVILFNCSGIMVDMQVATSWTSANTAMPSLTFDATGAVTNTWQFNPGDSGDIVVLRVMYVWPVMLGPLGFNLSNLSNGNRLIMASAAFQNEPGS